A genomic stretch from Oncorhynchus tshawytscha isolate Ot180627B linkage group LG07, Otsh_v2.0, whole genome shotgun sequence includes:
- the LOC112255419 gene encoding DPH3 homolog — MSVYHDEVEIEDFEYDEDEETYYFPCPCGDRFAITKEDLENGEEVATCPSCSLIVKVIYDKEEFMSGEIIEAPTTESRLKLAQSS, encoded by the exons ATGTCGGTCTATCACGACGAAGTTGAGATCGAGGACTTTGAATATGACGAGGATGAAGAGACATACTATTTTCCCTGCCCATGTGGCGACAGATTTGCCATAACCAAA GAGGATTTGGAAAATGGTGAAGAAGTAGCGACGTGTCCGAGCTGCTCGCTCATTGTTAAAGTAATCTACGACAAG GAGGAATTTATGTCTGGGGAGATAATCGAAGCACCAACTACAGAGAGCAGATTGAAACTGGCTCAGTCCTCCTGA